Proteins from a genomic interval of Acanthochromis polyacanthus isolate Apoly-LR-REF ecotype Palm Island chromosome 24, KAUST_Apoly_ChrSc, whole genome shotgun sequence:
- the LOC127532736 gene encoding asialoglycoprotein receptor 2-like, which produces MINVSFSGLCSGLHQYQFIDEPKTWSEAQQYCREKFTDLATVDNMEDVDQLIAAAGSGYSGKVWIGLYDNSSSWAWSMTDDGYYGTNNQPFLKWYSDQPGDRRDEWKLCSMAKEGLLINYFCVQINLTELSKFLPASSPPTYVFKAWRNLTWEEAQSYCRKFHTDLASIRNEEEKTLVQKAITGNHTAQSMNSKPG; this is translated from the exons ATgataaatgtgtctttttcaggGCTCTGTTCAGGCCTTCATCAGTACCAATTCATTGATGAACCAAAGACCTGGAGTGAAGCCCAACAGTACTGCAGAGAAAAGTTCACTGACCTGGCTACTGTGGACAACATGGAAGACGTGGATCAACTGATTGCAGCTGCTGGCAGTGGCTACAGTGGAAAAGTATGGATTGGCCTGTATGACAATTCTAGCAGCTGGGCGTGGTCGATGACAGATGATGGCTACTACGGAACCAACAATCAGCCCTTTCTCAAGTGGTACAGTGATCAACCAGGTGATCGCAGAGATGAGTGGAagctgtgttctatggcaaaggAAGGTCTATT AATAAATTACTTTTGTGTGCAAATTAATCTGACTGAACTTTCAAAATTCTTGCCAGCTTCTTCTCCTCCAACATATGTCTTTAAGGCCTGGAGGAACCTGACGTGGGAGGAAGCTCAGAGCTACTGCAGGAAGTTCCACACAGACCTGGCCTCCATCAGGAATGAAGAAGAGAAGACACTGGTCCAGAAGGCCATAACAGGAAATCAC ACGGCACAGAGCATGAATTCAAAACCTGGTTGA